A stretch of the Arachis stenosperma cultivar V10309 chromosome 6, arast.V10309.gnm1.PFL2, whole genome shotgun sequence genome encodes the following:
- the LOC130932818 gene encoding uncharacterized protein LOC130932818 gives MSAPADEISNLVNGSVADDDEDDDDDDEGERSAAAPARRRRGGFGKAKEMAMHQFTKAKTQLRRVRSRRALLRSSSSSTSSANASRRGFSGKETSVRGTDDYYNGSKCKFCFSRPRVLESPEEGGSSVTSDPNDPKFINAMLRLLIEKNDFHSKECNPHMD, from the coding sequence ATGTCTGCTCCCGCTGATGAGATATCCAATCTCGTTAATGGTAGTGTTGCCGATGACGATGAagacgacgacgacgacgacgaaGGAGAACGCAGCGCTGCTGCaccagcaagaagaagaagaggtggATTTGGCAAGGCAAAAGAGATGGCGATGCATCAATTCACGAAAGCCAAGACTCAATTGCGCAGAGTCAGAAGCAGGAGGGCTCTGCTTCGATCATCGTCATCGTCAACGTCTTCTGCGAATGCAAGTAGAAGAGGCTTTTCCGGTAAGGAAACTAGTGTTAGAGGCACCGATGATTATTATAACGGAAGTAAATGCAAGTTTTGTTTTTCGCGTCCGAGAGTGTTGGAATCCCCTGAAGAAGGTGGATCTTCTGTCACCAGTGATCCCAATGACCCGAAATTCATCAATGCAATGTTGAGGCTCTTGATAGAGAAGAATGATTTCCATTCCAAAGAATGCAATCCACACATGGATTGA